The Actinomyces faecalis genome includes the window AGCTCGAGCTTGTAGGGCTGGTCAGCCAGCTCCACCCGCCCCTCTTCCTCAGAGATCTCGCGACGGACGAAGGCCTGCCCCTCCTTGACGATGCGCTTCATGCGCTTCTCGATGTCCTTGAGGAGCTCGGGCGTCACGGCCTCGATGTTGCCGAAGTCGTAGTAGAAGCCGTCGGTGATGAAGGGGCCGATGCCGAGGTTGACGTCCGGGAAGATCTCCTGGACGGCCTGCGCCATGACGTGTGTGGCGCTGTGGCGCAGGATGTTGAGGCCGTCCTCGCTGCCCAGCGTGATCGGCTCGACGACGGCGCCCTCATGAAGCTCGCGGGACAGGTCCCAGGGCTCGCCGTCGACCTTCATGGCCACGACCTCGCGCGAGCGGGCGAACAGGGTGGTTCCCGTGGTTCCCACCTCGATGCTGCGTGAGGCGCCGTCGAGGGTGATCGTCAGCTGGCTGGGTGACACGGGTCCTCCTTCAGGTCGGTGGCGCGGGCTGTACCGGTGCCTGCGTCTACACACCGGATCATAAGGCAGTGGCCCCCTGATGCCGCTGCTCAGACCCCCAGGCGCCGCCGCACCAGGTGACGGCCCTTGCGCGCGGCCGTGAGCACGCGGTAGGCGGCCGGCCGGGCCAGCACGTCCCAGGCGCCGTCGACCTCCGTGGGGCGCTGGGCGAAGCGCTTCTTGTAGCGGCCCACGGAGTACAGCTCGGGCACCCGCGTGGACTCAGCCCCCATGAGGTCCAGACCATCCTTGCCCTCGGCCGCCATGGCACACGCCACAGCCCAGTCCAGAGCCTCGGAACCTCTGAAGTCCCGGGACTCGTCTGACGAGGCACCGTAGTAGGCCACAGCCATCGTGCCGGAGACCGTCACCAGGTCCCAGCAGTGCGCCACCCCCTCCCGGCGCAGAACGAACAGGCGGGCGTGCTCAGGGCCCAGATGGGTCAGCATGTCCCAGTACACCTGGCTGGGGTGGGGCCGGAAGCCGTCACGCTCGGCGGTGGCCAGCATGACCTGGTAGACCTGCTCAAACTCCTCACGGCTCAGGCCGGTCTCCTCAGCGATGGTGCAGCCGGCCTGCCGGGCGACCCGCTCGGCACGGCGCACCCCCTTGCGCCCGGCGGTGGGCATGGCCTGGCTGATCGCCTCAGGGGTACGCGGGCGCAGGTCGATGACGTAGGTACGGTCATAGGTGATCGTGGACATGAGGTCCCTGGTGTCCGGAGCCTGGAAGCGGGCGTGCATCCGGATGAAGACCACGCGCCGGTCCCGCCGGCGTACCTCACGCACGAGCAGCGCCCGTAGCTGCGTCTCCCGCTGCGGGCTCTGCTCCTTGAGCCACACCGGCCCGTGCTTGGCCCACAGGAAGGGCTGTCCACCCACCTCGTAGCGGTACAGAGCCAGCACGGCGACCGGCTTGCCCTCGATCATGTAAGCGTAACGACCAAAGAGCTCATGCCCTTGGCTGGCCTCGTAGCGCTCCCAGACCTCACGCTGTTCGATGGGGGCGTGCGTGCAGCCGATGGCGATCCGCATCTGGCGGGCGTCGAGCGCTGCCAGGCTCCCAGGCTCGATGGGTACAGGCGGCATGGACACGGGCTCCTCTCCTAGGGGCCTCAGGAATGATGAGCCCACATTATTGGGGTGCGTGCCTGCGCAGCATCCTCCGTCATGATGACTTTTCCAACACGCGCACCCCTGCACTGCTCACCGACGGCGCCACAGGGGCTTGGGACGGTAGCGGTGGAACTTGCGGTCGTGGTTGAGCTTGAGCCCGGTCACCAGCAGGCGACGGCGCACCGAGGTCTCAGCCGGGTCCTGCAGAGGGTCGACGGCGCGCCAGGCCAGTCGCAGCACGCGTGCCCGCAGCCGCGGGTCGTCGACCTGGTGGAGGATGAGGTGGATCGGCACCAGGCTGTACAGGACCTCGTTGCGTGCCTCTGCACGCGGCCCGGGGCGGGCGTCAACCAGGTCCCGGATCATCGGGACCATGGGATTGACCCCGGCGGCGGCCATGTAGTAGCTGTTGCGCCCGATGCGAGGGTTGACCTCGAAGAAGACGGCCTGTCCGTCGCGCGGGTCGACCTTGATGTCGAAGTTCGCGAACCCCCGGTAGCCCGTGCCTGTCAGCAGCGCCTCCACCCCGGACCACAGCTCAGGGTAGGGCTCGGTGATCAT containing:
- a CDS encoding lipid II:glycine glycyltransferase FemX — translated: MPPVPIEPGSLAALDARQMRIAIGCTHAPIEQREVWERYEASQGHELFGRYAYMIEGKPVAVLALYRYEVGGQPFLWAKHGPVWLKEQSPQRETQLRALLVREVRRRDRRVVFIRMHARFQAPDTRDLMSTITYDRTYVIDLRPRTPEAISQAMPTAGRKGVRRAERVARQAGCTIAEETGLSREEFEQVYQVMLATAERDGFRPHPSQVYWDMLTHLGPEHARLFVLRREGVAHCWDLVTVSGTMAVAYYGASSDESRDFRGSEALDWAVACAMAAEGKDGLDLMGAESTRVPELYSVGRYKKRFAQRPTEVDGAWDVLARPAAYRVLTAARKGRHLVRRRLGV